GGCGACAGCGGATCCCTCGGCTTCAGCCTCGCCGTACATGTACGGCCAGTTGATCGCCATGGCGTTCTGTCCCTGGGTGAAGCTGAGGTTGGTCTCCTCTTCAGTCGCGCCGGTGGACGAGCGGGAGATGGTGCCGTCCTCGTAGGCGTCGACCAGTGCCTGGAGACCCTCGCGGGATTCATCTGAGGTCACGGTGACCTCCCCGTTCTCGTCGAGGATGCCGCCTCCCCAACCGCTCATGAAGCCTGCGGTGGAGACCGTCAGCCCCTCGTACTGCTTGAGCTGGGTGATGAGGCAGTCGTTGTTGTCCGCGGTGACGTCCTCGCAGGACTGGACGACGTCATCCCACGTCTCCGGGGCCTCCGACACCATGTCGGTGTTGCGGTACAGCAGCTGTCCGTTCGTGTTCTGCGGCAGAGCGTAGAGGGTGTCGTTGTAGGTCGCCGATTCCACGGTGGCGTCCAGCAGTCCGTCCGTGCTGACCTCGAGATCGTCCTGCAGCGGCGCGAGCCAGCCCTGGGCGGCGAACTGTGCGGTCCAGACGACGTCGAGCGCCATAACGTCGATATCGGACGATCCGGCCTGGAGGGACTGGACCAGCGTGTCACGCTGGGCGTCCGCTTCTCCGGCGAGTTCCTGGAGCGTGACCTCCTCGTCGGGGTTCTCCTCGTTCCACCGGTCGATGATCGGACGGAGTTTGTCGGTGTCGTTCTTGCCCATCGCGAAGGTAATGGGGCCGCGGCCGTCGGAACCGCCGCTACCCCCGTCGCCCCCGTCACCAT
The genomic region above belongs to Corynebacterium glyciniphilum AJ 3170 and contains:
- a CDS encoding ABC transporter substrate-binding protein, which gives rise to MANLSKKILAGISAVGLTAALVSCSSDDGGNGDGGDGGSGGSDGRGPITFAMGKNDTDKLRPIIDRWNEENPDEEVTLQELAGEADAQRDTLVQSLQAGSSDIDVMALDVVWTAQFAAQGWLAPLQDDLEVSTDGLLDATVESATYNDTLYALPQNTNGQLLYRNTDMVSEAPETWDDVVQSCEDVTADNNDCLITQLKQYEGLTVSTAGFMSGWGGGILDENGEVTVTSDESREGLQALVDAYEDGTISRSSTGATEEETNLSFTQGQNAMAINWPYMYGEAEAEGSAVAGKVEVQPLVGKDGVGVSTLGGYNNGINVNSENKATALDFMQFITSEENQRSFAEESFPPVLSSIYDDESLIEEFPYLPALKESLENAEPRPVSPSYDSLSKAVQDNAYAAITGGKSVEDATNDMESAIANVTS